In Lewinellaceae bacterium, a single window of DNA contains:
- the ilvA gene encoding threonine ammonia-lyase has translation MNTNTQTSRKSPLVTVENIYKAKVRLKGIAEQTPLMFNYHLSEVYGCRLYLKREDMQVVRSYKIRGAYNKMATMTRKDLANGVVCASAGNHAQGVAFACQKMEVHGKVYMPSVTPRQKVKKVKLFGKEWVDVVLFGDTFDDAYHEAKKDAEENKKVFIHPFNDERIIEGQGTVGLEILEDCDRSLDYVFVAVGGGGLISGLGSYFKQLSPNTRIIGVEPEGAPAMFESLKAGEPVTLQHIDSFVDGAAVRTVGDLTFRIAQEVVDDMILVPEGKVCSTILQLYNEEGIVVEPAGALTVAALDFYKEQIKGKNIACVVSGSNNDITRTEEIKERSLLYEGLKHYFIIRFPQRAGALREFLNNVLGPSDDITHFEYTKKHNREAGPALVGIQVQKREDYEELLQRMDENRINYQTLNDQKMLFDLLV, from the coding sequence ATGAATACCAACACTCAAACCTCCAGAAAGAGCCCCTTAGTCACCGTCGAGAACATCTACAAGGCCAAGGTGCGCCTCAAGGGCATAGCCGAGCAGACGCCTCTGATGTTCAATTACCACCTTTCCGAAGTTTACGGCTGCCGCCTCTACCTCAAGCGGGAGGATATGCAGGTGGTGCGCTCTTACAAAATCCGCGGCGCCTACAACAAAATGGCCACCATGACGCGAAAGGACCTCGCCAATGGGGTGGTCTGCGCCAGCGCCGGCAACCACGCCCAGGGGGTGGCCTTCGCCTGCCAGAAAATGGAGGTGCATGGCAAAGTGTATATGCCGAGCGTGACGCCCCGGCAAAAAGTCAAAAAGGTCAAGCTCTTTGGCAAGGAATGGGTGGATGTGGTGCTGTTCGGCGATACCTTCGACGATGCCTACCACGAGGCGAAAAAAGATGCGGAGGAAAATAAGAAAGTCTTCATTCACCCCTTCAACGACGAACGCATCATCGAAGGGCAGGGCACCGTAGGGCTGGAAATCCTGGAGGACTGCGACCGTTCTCTGGATTACGTGTTCGTGGCGGTAGGCGGCGGCGGCCTCATCTCTGGCCTGGGCAGCTACTTCAAGCAGCTCAGCCCCAACACCCGCATCATCGGCGTGGAGCCGGAAGGGGCCCCCGCCATGTTCGAATCGCTCAAAGCCGGCGAGCCGGTCACCCTGCAGCACATCGACAGCTTCGTCGACGGCGCCGCCGTGCGCACGGTAGGAGACCTGACCTTCCGCATCGCTCAGGAAGTGGTGGACGATATGATCCTGGTGCCCGAGGGCAAGGTGTGCAGCACCATCCTGCAATTGTACAACGAGGAAGGCATCGTCGTAGAGCCCGCCGGCGCCCTCACCGTGGCCGCCCTGGATTTCTACAAAGAACAGATCAAAGGCAAGAACATCGCCTGCGTGGTCAGCGGCAGCAACAACGACATCACCCGCACCGAGGAGATCAAGGAGCGCTCCCTGCTCTACGAGGGCCTCAAGCACTACTTCATCATCCGTTTCCCCCAGCGGGCCGGCGCCCTGCGCGAGTTCCTCAACAACGTGCTCGGCCCGTCCGACGATATCACGCATTTCGAGTACACCAAAAAGCACAACCGGGAAGCCGGCCCTGCCCTGGTGGGTATACAGGTGCAGAAACGGGAGGATTACGAGGAACTGTTGCAGCGCATGGATGAAAACCGGATTAATTATCAGACTTTGAACGACCAGAAGATGTTGTTTGATTTGTTGGTTTGA
- the ilvC gene encoding ketol-acid reductoisomerase — MAKLNFGGLEENVVTREEFPLEKAQQVLKEEAIAVIGYGVQGPGQALNLRDNGFNVIVGQRRDSKTWDKAVADGWVPGETLFPIEDAVKRGTVIQYLLSDAAQIALWPTIKPHLTAGKALYFSHGFGITYKERTGIVPPKDIDVILIAPKGSGTSLRRMFLAGKGLNSSYAIFQDATGRAHERVVALGIGVGSGYLFETTFKKEVYSDLTGERGTLMGAIQGIFAAQYDLLRRRGHSPSEAFNETVEELTQSLMPLVAENGMDWMYANCSTTAQRGALDWWKKFRDAVAPVFEELYNSVAAGEEAQRSIDSNSQPDYREKLQAELKEMRESEMWRAGRTVRSLRPENQPEAVEK; from the coding sequence ATGGCAAAGTTAAATTTTGGAGGACTGGAAGAAAATGTCGTGACCAGAGAAGAATTCCCTCTGGAAAAGGCGCAACAGGTATTGAAAGAAGAGGCCATCGCCGTCATCGGATACGGCGTTCAGGGGCCCGGGCAGGCATTGAACCTGCGGGACAACGGCTTCAACGTCATCGTCGGCCAGCGCCGGGATTCCAAGACCTGGGATAAGGCCGTTGCCGACGGGTGGGTGCCGGGAGAAACCCTCTTCCCGATCGAAGATGCAGTGAAGCGGGGCACGGTCATCCAGTACCTGCTGTCCGATGCTGCCCAAATCGCCCTGTGGCCCACCATTAAGCCGCACCTGACGGCAGGCAAAGCCCTGTACTTCTCTCACGGCTTCGGCATCACCTATAAAGAACGCACCGGCATCGTCCCGCCCAAGGATATCGATGTGATCCTCATCGCTCCCAAGGGGTCGGGCACCAGCTTGCGCCGCATGTTCCTGGCGGGCAAAGGGCTGAACTCCAGCTACGCCATTTTCCAGGACGCTACCGGGCGGGCGCACGAGCGCGTCGTTGCCCTTGGCATCGGCGTTGGCTCCGGCTACCTCTTTGAGACGACCTTCAAAAAAGAAGTATACAGCGACCTGACCGGCGAGCGGGGCACCCTCATGGGTGCCATTCAGGGCATTTTCGCCGCTCAGTACGACCTGCTGCGCCGCCGCGGCCACAGCCCTTCCGAGGCTTTCAACGAAACGGTGGAGGAGTTGACCCAGAGCCTGATGCCCCTGGTGGCAGAGAACGGCATGGACTGGATGTACGCCAACTGCTCCACCACCGCCCAGCGCGGCGCATTGGACTGGTGGAAGAAGTTTCGCGACGCCGTCGCCCCGGTCTTCGAAGAACTGTACAACAGCGTGGCCGCCGGCGAAGAGGCCCAGCGCTCCATCGATTCCAACAGCCAGCCCGATTACCGCGAAAAGCTGCAGGCCGAGCTGAAGGAAATGCGCGAGAGCGAAATGTGGCGTGCCGGCCGCACTGTGCGCAGCCTTAGGCCGGAGAACCAGCCGGAGGCGGTGGAGAAATAA
- a CDS encoding T9SS type A sorting domain-containing protein, with protein sequence MESTLSQKPADGSFESPEFEDALKWTGQRHLYYRLLKKGEEALESWEEDFLEEYESTTVGEFSLVDTSLNAAFTLGEHTTAALDSVQSEMESKLDSLHWVDWQYNFGVEVDTAALLAKHQSLLDSLSSLQKEGEDQIEAIQLYRENFLDQADIGNSAISANEVFEVNEQDVNALFLETVTVGIDTFTEAQITDLWAIANQCPLAGGDGVFKARSLYSLVDPLVKYEDEERCASEPEERTAPVHHPEIASNIQLIPNPAKDELWVKLAKPVEARTQLFVYDTRGRIHLEKNLDVGRTMFIVNTSQVPAGIYYCMIKSQGSIHKTEKLIIIR encoded by the coding sequence ATGGAATCAACGTTATCGCAAAAGCCAGCCGACGGAAGCTTTGAATCTCCCGAATTTGAGGATGCCTTAAAATGGACAGGGCAACGCCACCTTTACTACCGCCTGCTGAAAAAAGGAGAAGAAGCCTTGGAATCCTGGGAAGAAGATTTCCTGGAAGAGTATGAAAGCACAACCGTTGGCGAATTTTCGTTGGTGGATACCAGCCTGAATGCCGCATTTACTCTTGGAGAACACACAACGGCGGCCCTGGATTCTGTGCAAAGCGAAATGGAAAGCAAGCTGGACAGCCTGCATTGGGTGGACTGGCAGTACAACTTTGGCGTAGAGGTGGATACGGCAGCTCTGCTGGCCAAACACCAGAGCCTGCTGGACAGCTTATCCTCACTCCAAAAAGAGGGAGAGGATCAAATTGAAGCCATTCAACTGTACCGGGAAAATTTCCTGGATCAGGCGGATATAGGCAATAGCGCCATTTCAGCAAACGAAGTATTTGAGGTTAACGAACAGGATGTCAACGCCTTGTTCCTGGAAACAGTAACTGTAGGAATAGATACTTTTACCGAGGCTCAGATAACAGATCTTTGGGCCATAGCCAACCAATGCCCATTGGCAGGTGGGGATGGTGTGTTCAAGGCCCGAAGCTTGTACAGCCTTGTTGACCCTCTTGTGAAGTATGAAGATGAAGAGCGTTGTGCTTCCGAGCCGGAGGAGAGGACTGCGCCTGTCCACCATCCGGAAATTGCTTCAAACATTCAATTAATCCCGAATCCGGCAAAAGATGAACTGTGGGTGAAACTGGCTAAGCCAGTTGAGGCTCGTACCCAGCTTTTTGTATATGATACACGTGGCAGGATACATTTGGAAAAAAACCTGGATGTGGGTAGGACGATGTTTATCGTCAACACAAGCCAGGTTCCCGCCGGCATCTATTACTGTATGATAAAAAGCCAGGGTTCAATTCACAAAACAGAAAAGCTGATTATTATTCGCTAG
- the pgeF gene encoding peptidoglycan editing factor PgeF — MPATTQPASFYRPAIFRAFPGLIAAESTRHGGVSPPPYASLNLGFHTDDRPENVLENRRRFLAALGISPDNLATAHQVHGNKVLIARQPGHYEGYDALITDQKGIFVAVGTADCTPILVYDPVREAVAAIHAGWRGTAQQVAQAALLAMQAAFGTQPGDCHAYIGACIDQDHYEVDENVARHFASEHKREDAARGKWFVSLKEANKAQLLETGIPEEQIEVSPYSTWTHNEDYFSHRKENGATGRMLAVIGLVARSS, encoded by the coding sequence ATGCCCGCCACCACCCAACCTGCCTCATTCTACCGCCCCGCCATCTTCCGCGCCTTCCCCGGCCTCATTGCGGCGGAAAGCACCCGCCACGGCGGCGTCAGCCCGCCGCCCTACGCCTCCCTCAACCTGGGGTTCCATACGGACGACCGGCCGGAAAACGTGCTGGAAAACCGCCGCCGCTTCCTGGCCGCCCTCGGCATCTCTCCGGACAACCTGGCTACCGCCCATCAGGTACACGGCAATAAGGTGCTGATCGCCCGGCAGCCCGGCCATTACGAAGGCTACGACGCCCTCATTACCGATCAAAAAGGTATATTTGTAGCAGTAGGCACGGCCGATTGCACGCCCATCCTGGTCTACGACCCGGTACGGGAAGCTGTTGCCGCCATCCACGCCGGCTGGCGGGGCACGGCGCAGCAGGTGGCTCAGGCGGCTCTACTGGCCATGCAAGCGGCCTTCGGTACGCAGCCCGGGGATTGCCATGCCTACATCGGCGCCTGCATCGATCAGGACCATTACGAGGTGGATGAGAATGTAGCCCGGCACTTTGCCTCCGAACACAAGCGGGAAGATGCAGCGCGGGGCAAATGGTTCGTCAGCCTCAAAGAGGCGAATAAGGCACAACTACTGGAAACAGGCATCCCGGAAGAGCAGATAGAAGTATCGCCCTACTCTACCTGGACGCACAATGAAGATTATTTTTCGCACCGCAAGGAGAACGGCGCCACCGGCAGGATGCTGGCGGTGATCGGCCTCGTGGCGCGATCATCCTGA
- a CDS encoding T9SS type A sorting domain-containing protein produces MRSIPLLLLFAFSTSLFAQGGYQYVFQGQHGRVNDIAVSNGRLAVGGSEWLCRSPVLSFFNPEGELLWKTAPYACGYCKTDDVAFAANGDILVGGDWKRADDYGTEEDGLAVARFDILGNRLAYQKMAYYPISPPVRLLELPGGAILATSGHYLFGFSAQLDSLFTRAYSLEHGEYYLDLLLAQDTTLVLLTNRRLFLANWQGEIQQELLAPSSNPLLDMAVASENLLYLTADTLYFYNLDTGSSSSVPLPSGDWQGLAIGTEAEVFLWGEAIHFLDTQTGWEELLQLSVDQKTIKKLVYKDGIFYRGGEDVLEPLAVYYNNLQLGYVEKLNSFTMPGNNDIGVSNVQMLELLSQNPYEESPGMYLISYQVRIGIEVTNYGNSEVSSFIVASKRQGGFNCAEVRFFQRVDNAALLPGETVLVEDILTEWRWADTPNPSFSLERCFFTGGPNHQFDRDFSNNGLCGNVLVQADEPEEALPLRLFPNPAGSMLYVELGAGREIEAFEWLNAAGQRVGQGRITPASRLELRRPGPPGLYWLRIVSREGVVSRPVVWQ; encoded by the coding sequence ATGCGCTCCATACCCTTACTCCTCCTTTTCGCATTCAGCACTTCTCTTTTCGCTCAGGGAGGTTACCAATATGTCTTTCAAGGCCAACACGGCCGGGTCAACGACATTGCCGTTTCCAATGGCCGCCTAGCGGTTGGAGGTTCAGAATGGTTGTGCCGGTCGCCGGTACTGTCCTTCTTTAATCCGGAAGGGGAGTTATTGTGGAAAACAGCGCCGTACGCCTGCGGCTACTGCAAAACCGATGATGTAGCTTTCGCCGCTAATGGCGATATATTAGTCGGAGGAGACTGGAAGAGGGCGGACGATTATGGCACAGAGGAAGACGGGCTGGCAGTGGCTCGTTTTGACATATTGGGCAACCGCCTGGCCTACCAGAAAATGGCTTATTACCCCATCAGCCCCCCCGTTCGTCTCCTGGAACTGCCCGGAGGGGCAATACTGGCCACTTCCGGGCATTATCTGTTTGGCTTCAGCGCCCAATTGGACAGCCTTTTTACCCGAGCATATTCGCTGGAACACGGGGAGTATTATCTGGACCTACTCTTAGCCCAGGACACTACTCTTGTTTTGTTGACAAACCGCCGTTTATTCCTCGCCAATTGGCAGGGGGAAATTCAGCAGGAGCTCCTGGCGCCTTCTTCAAATCCATTGCTGGACATGGCAGTTGCCTCCGAAAACCTGCTTTACCTGACTGCCGATACCTTGTATTTTTACAACCTGGATACCGGAAGCTCGTCATCTGTACCGTTGCCCTCGGGGGACTGGCAGGGCCTCGCCATTGGAACAGAAGCAGAGGTGTTTTTGTGGGGAGAAGCAATACATTTCCTGGATACTCAGACGGGTTGGGAGGAATTACTCCAACTATCGGTGGATCAGAAGACCATAAAAAAGCTGGTTTACAAAGACGGCATTTTTTACCGGGGAGGAGAAGATGTACTGGAACCTTTGGCTGTATATTATAACAACTTACAATTGGGATACGTCGAAAAATTAAATTCTTTCACAATGCCAGGAAACAATGATATTGGCGTATCCAATGTGCAGATGCTGGAGCTCCTGTCGCAGAATCCCTACGAAGAATCTCCGGGAATGTACCTGATCTCTTACCAAGTCCGGATCGGAATCGAAGTAACCAACTACGGGAATTCAGAAGTATCTTCTTTCATCGTAGCCTCTAAGCGGCAAGGTGGATTCAACTGTGCCGAAGTCCGTTTTTTTCAACGGGTGGACAATGCGGCTTTGCTACCCGGAGAAACCGTACTGGTAGAAGACATACTGACCGAGTGGCGGTGGGCAGATACCCCCAACCCCAGTTTTTCCCTGGAACGCTGTTTCTTTACCGGCGGCCCCAATCATCAGTTCGACCGGGACTTCAGCAACAACGGGCTTTGTGGCAATGTTCTCGTGCAGGCGGATGAGCCGGAAGAAGCACTTCCGCTCCGCCTATTTCCCAATCCTGCCGGCAGCATGCTCTACGTCGAGCTGGGCGCCGGCCGGGAAATCGAGGCCTTTGAATGGCTCAACGCCGCCGGCCAGCGGGTAGGGCAGGGGAGAATAACCCCCGCTTCGCGCCTGGAGCTGCGGCGCCCCGGCCCACCGGGCTTGTATTGGTTGCGGATTGTGAGCCGGGAAGGGGTGGTTTCCAGGCCAGTGGTATGGCAGTAA
- a CDS encoding right-handed parallel beta-helix repeat-containing protein produces MKKKHSMRSTPPLLDILFFNVLVAAFLLSGTGPVVGQAVFQADILETGDPARKVVITQQMGVNIEEYWIVDIDVAALDSLIQAQGSNIDFQFKVGTQFQWSLSLAESFAATVGTDTLWTKYTGEADSDPDKPVNFVVSEAYFEGGIQEPFFTYQFLSMYEFSPLDSNYSDKHVLVEKKTEAQAASTCSVPYPNVPGTAAVVEVAIVVDQGIYNFFNNDEDFVRNRAASTVFDAFSFYFNYNNIPVGPEIREIIIRKDEPLDCGDNSEVGARLLSKGLSDFWNRSRPCAANVLDAFIVFTGQDCFRIGAGQSTTIGICPQLQPGSAIPIDYPLSVIEVPGHNLSGSEGISFNTAHEIGHLLTGRDHLENDMDYETSCPGISSACFCTGCLFPIMCDEGGRGDRTFDAVYIDDCTCAFIAQTIAQRTVVGECLYPPDESSIPELPCDTCTVFLDIEIDNEEPVIGCEGQDEVNYTVTLCNYCQPDTFNLEVVQFNPEDEILLTQGLNVTEGNDRFIRVDGIELGFDECYELNFSTRVIDVPLSTIGTEVRVDSIENEVVVEDIAVEGILLNPQALNPVDFENVSGLLTQEPALPGPGTNCEGSLYLDNIRVFNTFEANIGAGNCFTFRNSLIELEPGAQIVVSSGNLVLDGCRIFGCSELWESITVEDGASLEMRNCTVSDAENAVTLEAGAQAEIRNNTFRNNYTGILMGLQPGQTASLRNCYGNTFLADGALKAPRSGTTAFAGIWLDNASASVGVAGQAPNVFDGLYDGILARNSNLRVTNATFRNLLGDASQPGRGIHAFGSPTGYYLLYVSGDEGRPVLFDNCATGIRASGVNAYVFNTVMDGVNTGLRLASCRDKNLRIWGNDIQARDMGIALLQNNPRFCSVFDNTLRIEGTGSFQDPAAIMVDDNAFGAPGYNRYLVRQNMIEVRQAGTGIRLGAARKVQAHKNTILLQDEEKGKTGIRLSGTTDAWLRCNTVMGPPMAAYGVASYGFDAVGASGTLITCNNTSNTLLGFRFEGMGDAVQFQGNTIQDHFDGLLIEETGAIGLQEHQGNLWCGGYGGVGARHLAQLPTNVLLSAFIVEEDSSSTQNCVYLPSFEANAQWFDPQVVDPGTTFQCISDSGDACSTTTPGSGEEAGEEDELLQKLADGTFESPKFEEPLKWTGQRHLYYRLLNEEAEALESWEEDFLDEHESTTVGGFSVVDTTLNAAFTLGEHTGAALDSLHSRIENKLDSLHWIDWQFGLGVEVDTVALLAKYESLLDSLAYLRQEGEEQMEAIQLYQEDFLEEAEMDNNAISASEVFEVNEQDVNALFLETVAMGVDTFTEAQITDLWSIANQCPLAGGDAVFKARSLYSLIDPLVKYEDEERCASEPEARPKTTKVNEVSAFRLIPNPARNKIQITFAQPLDGNATIVIYDTQGRIHQIHALEAGQAVFSIDTGHLPVGLYYCRLLGVDGLDNTHKLVIIR; encoded by the coding sequence ATGAAGAAAAAGCACAGCATGCGTTCTACCCCCCCCCTATTAGATATTTTATTTTTTAATGTGTTGGTTGCTGCCTTTCTGCTGTCCGGCACCGGCCCGGTGGTTGGGCAGGCGGTGTTTCAAGCAGATATTTTGGAAACCGGCGACCCGGCCAGAAAAGTAGTTATCACTCAGCAGATGGGAGTAAATATTGAAGAATACTGGATCGTCGACATCGACGTTGCCGCCTTGGATTCCTTGATTCAGGCGCAGGGAAGCAACATTGATTTTCAGTTTAAGGTAGGCACTCAATTTCAGTGGAGCCTGAGCCTGGCGGAAAGCTTTGCCGCTACAGTAGGCACCGATACCCTTTGGACGAAATATACTGGGGAAGCGGATAGCGACCCGGACAAGCCGGTTAATTTTGTTGTCTCGGAAGCTTATTTTGAAGGAGGAATACAAGAACCTTTTTTTACCTATCAATTTCTCTCTATGTATGAATTCTCGCCTCTGGATAGCAATTACTCCGATAAACATGTTCTAGTAGAAAAGAAAACAGAGGCGCAGGCGGCTTCAACCTGTTCCGTCCCCTATCCCAATGTTCCCGGAACTGCGGCAGTTGTTGAGGTAGCCATTGTAGTAGACCAGGGCATTTATAATTTTTTCAACAATGATGAAGACTTTGTGCGGAACAGGGCGGCTAGTACTGTTTTTGATGCGTTCAGTTTTTATTTTAATTACAACAACATTCCGGTTGGGCCTGAGATTAGAGAAATTATAATCAGAAAAGACGAGCCCCTGGATTGTGGCGATAATTCGGAAGTTGGTGCAAGGCTGTTATCTAAAGGCTTGAGTGATTTTTGGAACAGGTCCCGGCCCTGTGCCGCAAATGTATTGGATGCATTTATTGTTTTTACAGGCCAGGACTGTTTTCGTATAGGCGCCGGGCAATCTACTACAATTGGGATATGCCCTCAATTACAGCCTGGTTCTGCTATTCCTATTGATTACCCTCTTTCCGTTATTGAGGTTCCTGGCCACAATTTATCCGGCTCCGAAGGTATATCCTTTAATACCGCTCATGAAATAGGGCATTTGTTGACGGGGCGAGACCATCTTGAAAATGACATGGATTATGAAACATCCTGCCCTGGCATTAGTTCAGCCTGTTTTTGCACGGGTTGCTTATTTCCTATCATGTGTGATGAAGGAGGCAGAGGCGACAGAACATTTGATGCAGTTTACATCGATGATTGTACCTGTGCTTTCATTGCGCAAACCATTGCGCAGCGTACAGTGGTTGGGGAGTGCTTATACCCTCCGGACGAATCGTCCATTCCTGAATTGCCTTGCGATACTTGCACTGTTTTTCTGGATATTGAAATAGACAACGAAGAACCGGTTATCGGCTGCGAAGGGCAGGACGAGGTGAACTATACCGTTACCCTGTGCAACTATTGCCAGCCCGACACTTTCAACCTGGAGGTGGTTCAATTTAACCCGGAAGATGAAATACTGCTTACTCAGGGGTTGAATGTAACGGAAGGCAACGACCGCTTCATTCGGGTAGATGGGATAGAATTAGGCTTCGACGAATGTTACGAACTGAATTTTTCCACCAGAGTTATAGATGTGCCCTTAAGTACAATTGGTACGGAAGTTCGGGTAGACAGCATAGAAAATGAAGTTGTTGTTGAAGACATCGCTGTCGAGGGCATATTACTCAACCCACAAGCATTGAACCCTGTTGACTTCGAGAATGTATCGGGTTTACTAACTCAAGAGCCGGCTTTACCTGGCCCGGGCACAAACTGCGAAGGCAGCCTATACCTCGACAATATCCGCGTTTTCAATACTTTTGAAGCCAATATAGGAGCAGGGAACTGTTTTACCTTCAGAAATTCGCTGATTGAATTGGAGCCGGGCGCCCAAATAGTGGTATCCAGCGGAAATTTGGTGCTGGACGGGTGCCGTATTTTTGGCTGCAGCGAGCTCTGGGAAAGCATCACCGTCGAAGATGGCGCAAGCCTGGAGATGCGCAACTGCACCGTTTCCGACGCCGAAAACGCCGTAACCCTGGAAGCCGGCGCCCAGGCCGAGATCCGCAACAACACTTTCCGCAACAACTATACCGGCATCCTGATGGGCTTGCAGCCCGGCCAAACCGCCAGCCTGCGCAACTGCTACGGCAATACCTTCCTGGCCGACGGAGCCCTCAAAGCGCCGCGCAGCGGCACGACAGCCTTCGCCGGCATCTGGCTGGACAACGCCAGCGCCTCTGTCGGCGTAGCCGGGCAGGCGCCGAACGTTTTCGACGGGCTGTATGACGGCATCCTGGCCCGCAATTCCAACTTGCGCGTCACCAACGCCACCTTCCGCAACCTGCTGGGCGATGCCAGCCAACCCGGCCGGGGCATCCACGCCTTCGGCAGCCCTACGGGCTATTACCTGCTGTATGTTTCCGGCGATGAGGGCCGCCCGGTATTGTTCGACAACTGCGCCACCGGGATAAGGGCCAGCGGGGTGAACGCCTACGTCTTCAATACCGTTATGGACGGCGTAAACACCGGCCTGCGCCTGGCGAGCTGCCGGGACAAAAACCTTCGGATCTGGGGCAACGACATCCAAGCCCGGGACATGGGCATCGCCCTGCTGCAGAACAACCCCCGCTTTTGCAGCGTATTCGACAATACCCTTCGGATAGAGGGCACGGGCAGCTTCCAGGATCCGGCAGCTATAATGGTGGACGACAATGCCTTCGGCGCACCGGGCTACAACCGCTACCTGGTTCGGCAGAATATGATAGAAGTACGCCAGGCCGGCACGGGCATCCGGCTGGGCGCGGCCCGCAAGGTGCAGGCACACAAAAACACCATCCTGCTGCAGGACGAAGAAAAAGGAAAAACCGGCATCCGCCTGTCCGGCACTACCGATGCCTGGCTGCGCTGCAATACGGTGATGGGCCCGCCTATGGCGGCCTACGGCGTGGCCAGCTACGGCTTCGACGCTGTGGGCGCCTCGGGTACGCTGATCACCTGCAATAATACCAGTAACACCCTCCTGGGCTTCCGCTTTGAGGGGATGGGCGACGCGGTGCAATTCCAGGGCAATACGATACAGGATCATTTTGACGGCTTGTTGATCGAGGAGACGGGGGCCATTGGGCTGCAGGAGCATCAGGGGAACCTTTGGTGTGGGGGGTATGGTGGTGTGGGGGCGAGGCATTTGGCTCAATTACCTACAAACGTATTATTATCAGCTTTTATCGTTGAAGAAGATTCTTCAAGCACACAAAATTGTGTTTATTTACCTTCTTTCGAGGCAAATGCTCAATGGTTTGATCCTCAAGTTGTTGATCCCGGAACTACTTTCCAATGTATTTCTGATTCAGGAGACGCCTGCTCCACCACTACTCCCGGTTCCGGCGAAGAGGCCGGCGAAGAAGACGAACTTTTGCAAAAGCTGGCTGACGGCACCTTTGAATCCCCCAAATTTGAGGAGCCCCTTAAGTGGACGGGGCAGCGCCACCTGTATTACCGCCTGTTGAACGAGGAGGCAGAGGCCCTGGAATCCTGGGAAGAGGATTTCCTGGATGAGCATGAAAGTACAACCGTCGGCGGATTCTCGGTCGTGGATACCACTCTGAATGCCGCCTTTACCCTCGGAGAACATACGGGGGCGGCGTTAGATTCTTTGCACAGCCGCATCGAGAACAAGCTGGACAGTTTACACTGGATAGACTGGCAGTTTGGCCTTGGAGTCGAAGTAGATACGGTGGCTCTATTGGCCAAATATGAAAGCCTGCTGGACAGCCTGGCCTATCTTCGCCAGGAAGGGGAAGAGCAAATGGAGGCCATTCAGTTATACCAGGAGGATTTTCTGGAGGAAGCAGAAATGGACAATAACGCTATTTCAGCGAGTGAAGTATTTGAGGTCAATGAGCAGGACGTCAATGCCTTGTTCCTGGAAACGGTGGCCATGGGCGTCGACACTTTCACCGAGGCTCAGATAACAGATCTTTGGTCTATAGCCAACCAATGCCCCCTGGCAGGCGGAGATGCTGTATTTAAGGCGAGAAGTCTGTATAGCCTTATCGATCCGCTGGTAAAGTATGAAGATGAGGAGCGATGCGCTTCTGAGCCGGAGGCGAGGCCAAAGACAACCAAAGTGAATGAAGTTTCCGCATTCCGGCTAATACCCAACCCAGCGAGAAACAAAATACAAATAACGTTCGCTCAACCCCTTGATGGAAATGCCACCATTGTTATTTATGACACTCAGGGGCGAATACATCAAATACACGCCTTAGAAGCCGGGCAAGCGGTATTTAGCATTGATACCGGACACCTGCCGGTCGGATTATATTATTGCAGGCTGCTTGGAGTAGATGGCCTCGATAATACTCATAAACTGGTAATTATTAGATGA
- a CDS encoding EVE domain-containing protein, whose product MNYWLIKSEPDVYSYQDLVDQGTGVWDGVRNYAARNHLRGMKKGDLVLFYHSRQGLEVVGICKVVKEAYPDPTAEKGDWSAVNFKAVKPLKKLVPLKAIKAEPSLQEMPLVRIGRLSVMPVTEEEFRKVLEMGETKG is encoded by the coding sequence ATGAACTACTGGCTCATCAAATCCGAACCCGACGTATACAGCTACCAGGACCTGGTGGATCAAGGCACGGGCGTATGGGACGGCGTGCGCAACTACGCCGCCCGCAACCACCTGCGCGGCATGAAAAAGGGCGACCTCGTATTGTTCTACCACAGCCGGCAGGGGCTGGAAGTGGTGGGCATCTGCAAGGTCGTCAAAGAGGCCTATCCCGACCCCACGGCGGAGAAAGGCGACTGGTCTGCGGTGAACTTTAAGGCGGTGAAGCCGTTGAAAAAGCTGGTGCCGCTTAAAGCCATCAAAGCGGAGCCCAGCCTGCAGGAGATGCCGCTGGTGCGCATTGGGCGCTTGTCGGTCATGCCGGTGACGGAGGAGGAGTTCCGGAAGGTGCTGGAGATGGGGGAGACGAAGGGGTGA